From Myxocyprinus asiaticus isolate MX2 ecotype Aquarium Trade chromosome 49, UBuf_Myxa_2, whole genome shotgun sequence, a single genomic window includes:
- the LOC127438559 gene encoding protein shisa-5-like isoform X1, with product MASTVTFLLLLFALLFTATVADNDCKSYISSGGAFKNSINCNFLQFCCGTCDNRYCCSNPSMILTEDAQEDCFFNNNNLKPIAIGVTITGIAIFVIVFIVCCVCPCCCIYKMCRNPRPVMGATTTTVVTTQYPQQPVIQGVQYPPYQPVPPQLGYGAQPAYGGQPMPTGPYKGQPYVAGPPPPYQEAGGPGYPVPYSQAAYDGGQAGYPIQPPVQPGFAHPPQPTDYSSNQPAYNPNQPAYNPNYVEPPKTGY from the exons ATGGCTTCCACAGTAACATTTCTTCTGCTCCTGTTTGCCCTTTTATTTACGGCGACAGTCG CTGATAATGACTGCAAGAGCTACATATCCAGTGGTGGTGCGTTCAAGAACTCCATCAATTGCAATTTTTTGCAGTTTTGCTGTGGGACCTGTGATAACAGATACTGCTGTTCCAATCCGTCAATGATATTAACCGAAGATGCTCAAGAAGACTGTTTttt caacaacaacaatttaAAGCCTATCGCTATAGGTGTGACGATAACGGGGATTGCGATCTTCGTTATTGTCTTCATCGTCTGCTGTGTCTGTCCCTGCTGCTGTATCTACAAAATGTGCAGAAATCCCAGAC CTGTGATGGGAGCAACAACAACTACAGTCGTAACAACACAATACCCTCAGCAGCCTGTCATCCAGGGAGTTCAGTACCCACCATATCAACCTGTGCCCCCTCAGTTAGGGTACGGTGCTCAGCCAGCCTATGGAGGGCAACCCATGCCAACTGGACCATATAAGGGACAGCCATATGTAGCAGGACCTCCACCACCATATCAGGAGGCTG gAGGCCCAGGATATCCTGTTCCCTACAGTCAGGCTGCATATGATGGTGGCCAGGCAGGGTACCCCATACAACCTCCAGTTCAGCCAGGTTTCGCTCATCCGCCTCAACCAACAGACTACAGTTCGAATCAGCCAGCCTACAACCCGAATCAGCCAGCCTACAACCCTAACTATGTGGAACCACCAAAGACCGGTTACTAA
- the LOC127438559 gene encoding protein shisa-5-like isoform X2, giving the protein MASTVTFLLLLFALLFTATVADNDCKSYISSGGAFKNSINCNFLQFCCGTCDNRYCCSNPSMILTEDAQEDCFFNNNNLKPIAIGVTITGIAIFVIVFIVCCVCPCCCIYKMCRNPRPVMGATTTTVVTTQYPQQPVIQGVQYPPYQPVPPQLGYGAQPAYGGQPMPTGPYKGQPYVAGPPPPYQEAGPGYPVPYSQAAYDGGQAGYPIQPPVQPGFAHPPQPTDYSSNQPAYNPNQPAYNPNYVEPPKTGY; this is encoded by the exons ATGGCTTCCACAGTAACATTTCTTCTGCTCCTGTTTGCCCTTTTATTTACGGCGACAGTCG CTGATAATGACTGCAAGAGCTACATATCCAGTGGTGGTGCGTTCAAGAACTCCATCAATTGCAATTTTTTGCAGTTTTGCTGTGGGACCTGTGATAACAGATACTGCTGTTCCAATCCGTCAATGATATTAACCGAAGATGCTCAAGAAGACTGTTTttt caacaacaacaatttaAAGCCTATCGCTATAGGTGTGACGATAACGGGGATTGCGATCTTCGTTATTGTCTTCATCGTCTGCTGTGTCTGTCCCTGCTGCTGTATCTACAAAATGTGCAGAAATCCCAGAC CTGTGATGGGAGCAACAACAACTACAGTCGTAACAACACAATACCCTCAGCAGCCTGTCATCCAGGGAGTTCAGTACCCACCATATCAACCTGTGCCCCCTCAGTTAGGGTACGGTGCTCAGCCAGCCTATGGAGGGCAACCCATGCCAACTGGACCATATAAGGGACAGCCATATGTAGCAGGACCTCCACCACCATATCAGGAGGCTG GCCCAGGATATCCTGTTCCCTACAGTCAGGCTGCATATGATGGTGGCCAGGCAGGGTACCCCATACAACCTCCAGTTCAGCCAGGTTTCGCTCATCCGCCTCAACCAACAGACTACAGTTCGAATCAGCCAGCCTACAACCCGAATCAGCCAGCCTACAACCCTAACTATGTGGAACCACCAAAGACCGGTTACTAA